A region of Arabidopsis thaliana chromosome 5, partial sequence DNA encodes the following proteins:
- a CDS encoding Endosomal targeting BRO1-like domain-containing protein codes for MGCAQSTIAVVGRKNKKRIIQESVVFVLQFRVPVQSDLQRQLKGVSPKTTINRLTCLRNQIELVAEDTGGSAISELRTALEEYLSLLSGLIKKSKDGMEGCVELKWRTLGDGRRAEICCTNLWMEMLIVIHMMAALALTEANSLMIPKDCYASGSGNGVRVVSTDCRRDAVDLLLKASGYLEFCVREILTQLPHDIKSKLPDDMQESVLQTLSIQALGQGTEIQLGLAVDSQKATLSVKRRIACEQVIYFTQAYHCLSSCEAVSHGCAKKLLRFIYWKFLEAKVLYVYVSYC; via the exons atGGGGTGTGCTCAATCTACTATTGCTGTTGTGGgaaggaagaacaagaagaggatCATTCAAGAATCTGTAGTGTTTGTTCTACAGTTCCGTGTTCCTGTTCAGTCTGATCTTCAGCGCCAACTCAAAGGTGTTTCTCCCAAGACAACCATCAATCGGTTGACATGTTTAAGAAATCAGATTGAGTTGGTAGCTGAGGACACAG GGGGTTCAGCCATCTCTGAGTTGCGTACAGCTTTGGAGGAGTACTTGTCACTTCTATCCGGTCTTATCAAGAAAA GTAAAGATGGAATGGAGGGCTGCGTAGAGCTCAAATGGAGGACCCTTGGCGATGGTCGACGA GCAGAGATATGTTGCACAAACCTTTGGATGGAGATGTTGATAGTGATCCACATGATGGCTGCTTTGGCATTGACTGAAGCTAACTCTCTCATGATTCCAAAGGATTGCTATGCTTCTGGTTCTGGCAATGGCGTCCGTGTGGTCTCCACTG ATTGCAGGAGAGATGCGGTTGACTTGCTGCTCAAGGCATCTGGATACTTGGAGTTCTGCGTCCGAGAGATTCTGACTCAACTTCCTCATGATATAAA GAGTAAGTTGCCAGATGATATGCAGGAAAGTGTATTACAAACTCTCTCTATACAAGCACTAGGCCAG GGAACTGAGATTCAACTTGGATTAGCAGTTGATAGTCAGAAAGCAACATTGTCTGTGAAGAGGAGAATTGCATGTGAGCAAGTCATCTACTTCACTCAG GCATATCACTGCTTGTCTAGTTGTGAAGCAGTTAGCCATGGATGCGCCAAGAAACTTCTCCGGTTTATCTACTGGAAGTTTCTGGAAGCAAAGGTATTGTATGTGTATGTAAGCTATTGTTGA
- the EXO70C2 gene encoding exocyst subunit exo70 family protein C2 (exocyst subunit exo70 family protein C2 (EXO70C2); INVOLVED IN: exocytosis, vesicle docking involved in exocytosis; LOCATED IN: cytosol, nucleus, exocyst; EXPRESSED IN: 8 plant structures; EXPRESSED DURING: L mature pollen stage, M germinated pollen stage, 4 anthesis, petal differentiation and expansion stage; CONTAINS InterPro DOMAIN/s: Exo70 exocyst complex subunit (InterPro:IPR004140); BEST Arabidopsis thaliana protein match is: exocyst subunit exo70 family protein C1 (TAIR:AT5G13150.1); Has 1807 Blast hits to 1807 proteins in 277 species: Archae - 0; Bacteria - 0; Metazoa - 736; Fungi - 347; Plants - 385; Viruses - 0; Other Eukaryotes - 339 (source: NCBI BLink).), giving the protein MEKNDKDPDHDDKSKGDEKGDVVSDAHPSDDAHHQDGISNENVDVVGNAETDHQDPGDNNVDKVSQGEEAPEIRQTLESLSEELDQFLPTLSLHMEEHKDSTEEKGEDGYFQIPQFVGKFLDLFEEKLSKYDSGEPKTVWYQDPEEVSSLLEAVDRVSKLMGLLLNTKSCLDHHESLINHAGSIQQRAMAFLEDEFRIILEESVTKESVVVTDDSNSQRRSTADQQDHQNDVVVSQDHDQMLVPECGDQEIEYPGYPEDVVVVLRKIAEKMKAGGYGWECREVYLVGRRNILMRTLKQDCEFEKVSIDEVQKMSWDTLEREIPIWNKTFKDCSSLFFPGELKLAERIFPGDEGNLFCIVTHGLAIQFLGFAEAVAMTRRSTEKLFKILDIYETLRDSFPAMEELFPEELRSELRNEVTSARSRLGETAIHIFCDLEHSIKSDSSKTPVPGGAVHPLTRYTMNYLKYSCEYKDTLEQVFKSHSKMEREEEEPVESGNSAFASQLMRIMELLDGNLETKSKQYKDIPLSCIFMMNNGRYIVQKIKGSAEIHEVMGDTWCRRRSSELRNYHKNYQRETWGKLLGFLGHEGLMHNGKIVKPNLKERFKSFNATFDEIHKTQTTWVVNDEQLQSELRVSITAVMIPAYRAFMARFGQYLDPGRQTEKYVKYQPEDIEDLIDQLFEGNTSSSSTATARRRT; this is encoded by the coding sequence ATGGAGAAGAACGACAAGGACCCTGATCATGATGACAAATCCAAGGGAGATGAGAAAGGCGACGTCGTTTCGGATGCTCATCCCTCAGATGATGCGCATCATCAGGATGGTATCAGTAACGAAAATGTAGATGTTGTTGGTAATGCGGAGACAGATCATCAAGATCCAGGAGATAACAATGTCGACAAGGTTtcacaaggagaagaagcaccAGAGATTCGTCAAACCTTGGAGTCTTTGTCTGAAGAACTCGATCAGTTTCTCCCGACTCTTTCCCTTCACATGGAGGAGCACAAAGATAGCACCGAGGAGAAAGGAGAGGATGGTTACTTTCAGATCCCACAGTTTGTTGGGAAATTCTTGGATCTTTTTGAGGAAAAACTCTCCAAATATGACTCTGGTGAGCCTAAGACTGTGTGGTACCAAGATCCTGAAGAGGTGTCTTCGCTTTTGGAGGCAGTGGATCGTGTCTCAAAGCTTATGGGGCTATTGCTCAACACCAAGTCCTGTTTGGACCATCATGAGTCCTTGATCAACCATGCGGGATCTATTCAGCAGCGTGCAATGGCTTTCTTGGAAGACGAATTCCGCATCATTTTAGAAGAATCTGTGACCAAAGAGTCTGTGGTTGTCACCGATGACAGCAACAGCCAGAGGAGGAGCACTGCCGATCAGCAAGACCACCAGAACGATGTGGTGGTCTCACAAGACCACGACCAGATGCTCGTTCCGGAATGCGGTGATCAGGAGATTGAATACCCTGGTTACCCTGAGGATGTGGTTGTGGTGCTGAGGAAAATAGCGGAAAAGATGAAAGCAGGAGGGTATGGATGGGAATGTAGAGAGGTTTATTTGGTTGGGAGGAGGAACATCTTGATGCGCACTTTGAAACAAGATTGTGAGTTTGAGAAAGTTAGCATCGACGAGGTGCAGAAAATGAGCTGGGACACGCTCGAGAGAGAGATCCCTATTTGGAACAAGACTTTCAAGGACtgctcttctctcttcttccctGGTGAGCTAAAACTTGCAGAGAGGATATTCCCAGGGGACGAGGGGAACTTATTCTGTATTGTCACACACGGTCTGGCCATCCAGTTCTTAGGTTTCGCAGAGGCCGTAGCCATGACAAGGCGCTCCACTGAAAAGCTCTTCAAGATCCTCGACATCTATGAGACTCTGCGGGATAGTTTTCCGGCCATGGAGGAGCTGTTTCCGGAGGAACTCCGGAGCGAGCTGAGGAACGAGGTGACCAGTGCTCGCTCCCGACTTGGAGAGACTGCGATTCACATTTTCTGTGATCTGGAGCACTCCATCAAATCAGATTCAAGCAAGACCCCTGTGCCAGGAGGGGCAGTGCATCCATTGACGAGGTACACCATGAACTACCTCAAGTACTCGTGCGAATACAAGGACACATTGGAACAAGTGTTCAAGAGTCACTCGAAGATGGAGCGAGAGGAGGAGGAACCTGTGGAGAGCGGAAACTCGGCCTTCGCAAGCCAGCTGATGAGGATAATGGAGCTACTCGACGGAAACCTGGAGACAAAGTCAAAACAGTACAAAGACATACCATTGAGCTGCATCTTCATGATGAACAACGGGAGATACATAGTGCAGAAGATCAAAGGATCGGCGGAGATACACGAGGTGATGGGTGACACATGGTGCAGGAGGAGGTCGTCAGAGCTAAGGAACTATCACAAAAACTATCAGAGGGAGACGTGGGGGAAGCTACTGGGGTTCTTAGGGCACGAGGGGCTCATGCACAACGGCAAGATAGTCAAGCCCAATCTCAAGGAGAGGTTCAAGAGCTTCAACGCAACATTTGACGAGATACACAAGACACAGACCACATGGGTAGTCAACGACGAGCAGCTGCAGAGTGAGCTAAGGGTCTCCATAACTGCAGTCATGATACCTGCCTACAGGGCCTTCATGGCCAGGTTTGGACAGTACTTGGATCCTGGTCGCCAGACCGAGAAGTATGTCAAGTATCAGCCTGAAGATATCGAGGATCTCATCGACCAGCTCTTTGAAGGCAACACCTCCTCCTCTTCTACTGCCACCGCCAGGCGAAGAACatag
- the KNU gene encoding C2H2 and C2HC zinc fingers superfamily protein (KNUCKLES (KNU); FUNCTIONS IN: sequence-specific DNA binding transcription factor activity, zinc ion binding, nucleic acid binding; INVOLVED IN: floral meristem determinacy, regulation of transcription, regulation of flower development; LOCATED IN: intracellular, chloroplast; CONTAINS InterPro DOMAIN/s: Zinc finger, C2H2-type (InterPro:IPR007087); BEST Arabidopsis thaliana protein match is: zinc finger protein 4 (TAIR:AT1G66140.1); Has 934 Blast hits to 934 proteins in 27 species: Archae - 0; Bacteria - 0; Metazoa - 0; Fungi - 0; Plants - 934; Viruses - 0; Other Eukaryotes - 0 (source: NCBI BLink).) yields MAEPPPSYLHFVGPAKTRSSSKRHSFSSSAHPASHRLFPCQYCPRKFYTSQALGGHQNAHKRERAAARRNLGVLANSPPILDDNNTFLRPYPCFYQNPFQGSTSGNEPLQEQPTMMTMDGYDPFHPYPYVYPFALSGNNNDGGNGVMEEDEPLDLDLSLRL; encoded by the coding sequence ATGGCGGAACCACCACCGTCTTACCTTCATTTCGTAGGTCCTGCAAAAACTCGATCATCAAGCAAACGCCactctttctcctcctctgCACATCCAGCTTCCCACCGTCTCTTTCCATGTCAGTACTGTCCTCGAAAGTTCTACACATCTCAAGCTCTCGGCGGTCACCAAAACGCTCACAAACGCGAACGCGCCGCTGCTCGTCGTAACCTCGGCGTCCTCGCTAACTCTCCACCCATCCTCGACGACAACAACACGTTTCTTCGTCCTTACCCTTGCTTTTACCAAAACCCATTTCAAGGATCTACTTCTGGAAACGAACCGCTTCAGGAACAGCCGACGATGATGACGATGGATGGCTACGATCCGTTTCATCCGTATCCGTATGTGTACCCTTTTGCATTATCCGGTAACAACAACGACGGAGGAAACGGCGTTATGGAAGAAGACGAGCCTCTCGATCTAGACCTTTCTCTCCGTTTATAA
- the NAC084 gene encoding NAC domain containing protein 84, which produces MEVEKRIVVNGGMKLPIGYRFHPTEQELILHYLLPKAFASPLPSSIIPVFDLFFSHPLSFPGLFLSLSLSLCSFCQSLYVCICLLVFLNCFLFKMVYLMFGSRSGVSDAKTEEVLLSGDQKEKQRYFFCKKREVSSNEHRIKISSGDGYWKPIGKERPIIACGKTFGIRRTLAFYETNKSSSYCNKTRWSMTEYCLAGFASAKVSGEWAVYNVYERKGSKGRKQRKSREGDDEELRCIDHFTVGSNHETGPPPPSPPTSADE; this is translated from the exons atGGAGGTGGAGAAGAGGATTGTAGTGAATGGAGGAATGAAATTGCCAATAGGATACAGATTTCACCCAACCGAGCAAGAGCTTATCCTTCATTACTTGCTCCCAAAGGCCTTTGCTTCTCCTTTGCCTTCCTCCATCATCCCTGTCTTTgacctcttcttctctcatccTCTTAGTTTCCCaggtctctttctctctctctctctctctctatgttCCTTCTGTCAAAGCCTCTATGTGTGTATATGTCTCCTCGTTTTCCTCAACtgttttttgttcaaaatggTCTATCTTATGTTTGGGTCTAGATCCGGGGTGTCTGATGCTAAAACTGAAGAAGTTTTGCTTTCAGGGGACCAAAAGGAGAAGCAGAGGTACTTCTTTTGCAAGAAGAGAGAAGTGTCAAGTAATGAGCATAGAATCAAGATTTCCTCTGGTGATGGTTATTGGAAACCTATTGGTAAAGAGAGACCAATCATTGCCTGTGGTAAAACATTTGGGATTAGAAGAACACTTGCTTTCTATGAAACAAAcaagtcttcttcttattgCAACAAAACTAGATGGAGCATGACAGAGTATTGTCTTGCGGGATTTGCGTCGGCTAAG GTGTCTGGAGAATGGGCAGTGTACAATGTTTATGAGAGGAAAGGctcaaaaggaagaaaacagaggaaatcaAGAGagggagatgatgaagaattgAGATGCATCGACCATTTTACGGTTGGGTCAAATCATGAAACCGGTCCACCACCGCCTTCTCCTCCTACCTCAGCTGAtgagtaa
- a CDS encoding translocon-associated protein beta (TRAPB) family protein (translocon-associated protein beta (TRAPB) family protein; FUNCTIONS IN: molecular_function unknown; INVOLVED IN: biological_process unknown; LOCATED IN: plasma membrane; EXPRESSED IN: 25 plant structures; EXPRESSED DURING: 15 growth stages; CONTAINS InterPro DOMAIN/s: Translocon-associated beta (InterPro:IPR008856); Has 30201 Blast hits to 17322 proteins in 780 species: Archae - 12; Bacteria - 1396; Metazoa - 17338; Fungi - 3422; Plants - 5037; Viruses - 0; Other Eukaryotes - 2996 (source: NCBI BLink).) yields MAVAVAKLLISAMAVFMLVSASFATSEVPFMVVHKKATLNRLKSGAERVSVSYDIYNQGSSSAYDVTLTDNSWDKKTFEVVNGNTSKSWERLDAGGILSHSIELEAKVKGVFYGAPAVVTFRIPTKPALQEAYSTPLLPLDILADKPPTKPLDVAKRLLAKYGSLVSVISMVVCFIYLVATPKSNVSKASSKKKR; encoded by the exons ATGGCCGTCGCTGTAGCTAAGCTTCTGATCTCCGCCATGGCGGTTTTCATGCTTGTTTCTGCTTCGTTCGCGACCTCGGAAGTGCCGTTCATGGTGGTTCACAAGAAAGCCACTCTCAACAGGCTCAAATCTGGCGCCGAACGCGTCTCCGTTTCCTACGACATCTATAACCAAGGATCCTC GTCGGCGTATGATGTGACTCTGACAGATAATAGCTGGGATAAAAAGACTTTTGAAGTTGTTAATGGAAACACTTCAAAATCATGGGAAAGACTTGATGC AGGAGGTATTCTGTCTCATTCTATCGAATTGGAGGCCAAGGTTAAAGGAGTCTTCTACGGTGCTCCTGCTGTCGTTACTTTCCGCATCCCCACTAAGCCAGCTCTTCAG GAAGCATACTCAACTCCACTACTACCTCTAGATATCCTCGCAGACAAACCTCCAACGAAACCTTTGGACGTG GCCAAG AGGTTGCTGGCGAAATATGGATCACTCGTCTCCGTGATCTCCATGGTGGTTTGTTTCATATACTTGGTGGCAACACCTAAGTCCAACGTATCAAAGGCAAGCAGCAAGAAGAAGCGTTAA
- the NAC084 gene encoding NAC domain containing protein 84 codes for MEVEKRIVVNGGMKLPIGYRFHPTEQELILHYLLPKAFASPLPSSIIPVFDLFFSHPLSFPGDQKEKQRYFFCKKREVSSNEHRIKISSGDGYWKPIGKERPIIACGKTFGIRRTLAFYETNKSSSYCNKTRWSMTEYCLAGFASAKVHNNYSRLL; via the exons atGGAGGTGGAGAAGAGGATTGTAGTGAATGGAGGAATGAAATTGCCAATAGGATACAGATTTCACCCAACCGAGCAAGAGCTTATCCTTCATTACTTGCTCCCAAAGGCCTTTGCTTCTCCTTTGCCTTCCTCCATCATCCCTGTCTTTgacctcttcttctctcatccTCTTAGTTTCCCag GGGACCAAAAGGAGAAGCAGAGGTACTTCTTTTGCAAGAAGAGAGAAGTGTCAAGTAATGAGCATAGAATCAAGATTTCCTCTGGTGATGGTTATTGGAAACCTATTGGTAAAGAGAGACCAATCATTGCCTGTGGTAAAACATTTGGGATTAGAAGAACACTTGCTTTCTATGAAACAAAcaagtcttcttcttattgCAACAAAACTAGATGGAGCATGACAGAGTATTGTCTTGCGGGATTTGCGTCGGCTAAGGTACACAATAACTACTCTAGACTACTGTAA
- a CDS encoding Endosomal targeting BRO1-like domain-containing protein codes for MGCAQSTIAVVGRKNKKRIIQESVVFVLQFRVPVQSDLQRQLKGVSPKTTINRLTCLRNQIELVAEDTGGSAISELRTALEEYLSLLSGLIKKSKDGMEGCVELKWRTLGDGRRAEICCTNLWMEMLIVIHMMAALALTEANSLMIPKDCYASGSGNGVRVVSTDCRRDAVDLLLKASGYLEFCVREILTQLPHDIKSKLPDDMQESVLQTLSIQALGQGTEIQLGLAVDSQKATLSVKRRIACEQVIYFTQAYHCLSSCEAVSHGCAKKLLRFIYWKFLEAKAAAYYYHGLVTDKGSEPACHLSAVCCFLAAAEILGESKKACLSFCLAPPVTRAPPMWGVMKHLSQKIPEVAFRKSQTYGYLLEEEEKAMQCLPELPDFQLSLRPDDFELPEIEDVSSS; via the exons atGGGGTGTGCTCAATCTACTATTGCTGTTGTGGgaaggaagaacaagaagaggatCATTCAAGAATCTGTAGTGTTTGTTCTACAGTTCCGTGTTCCTGTTCAGTCTGATCTTCAGCGCCAACTCAAAGGTGTTTCTCCCAAGACAACCATCAATCGGTTGACATGTTTAAGAAATCAGATTGAGTTGGTAGCTGAGGACACAG GGGGTTCAGCCATCTCTGAGTTGCGTACAGCTTTGGAGGAGTACTTGTCACTTCTATCCGGTCTTATCAAGAAAA GTAAAGATGGAATGGAGGGCTGCGTAGAGCTCAAATGGAGGACCCTTGGCGATGGTCGACGA GCAGAGATATGTTGCACAAACCTTTGGATGGAGATGTTGATAGTGATCCACATGATGGCTGCTTTGGCATTGACTGAAGCTAACTCTCTCATGATTCCAAAGGATTGCTATGCTTCTGGTTCTGGCAATGGCGTCCGTGTGGTCTCCACTG ATTGCAGGAGAGATGCGGTTGACTTGCTGCTCAAGGCATCTGGATACTTGGAGTTCTGCGTCCGAGAGATTCTGACTCAACTTCCTCATGATATAAA GAGTAAGTTGCCAGATGATATGCAGGAAAGTGTATTACAAACTCTCTCTATACAAGCACTAGGCCAG GGAACTGAGATTCAACTTGGATTAGCAGTTGATAGTCAGAAAGCAACATTGTCTGTGAAGAGGAGAATTGCATGTGAGCAAGTCATCTACTTCACTCAG GCATATCACTGCTTGTCTAGTTGTGAAGCAGTTAGCCATGGATGCGCCAAGAAACTTCTCCGGTTTATCTACTGGAAGTTTCTGGAAGCAAAG GCTGCAGCATACTACTACCATGGACTGGTAACAGACAAGGGAAGTGAGCCGGCTTGTCACTTGAGCGCTGTGTGTTGTTTCCTTGCAGCTGCAGAGATCCTAGGAGAAAGCAAAAAAGCCTGTCTTAGCTTCTGCTTAGCTCCTCCTGTCACAAG GGCTCCTCCTATGTGGGGTGTTATGAAGCATTTGAGCCAGAAGATTCCAGAAGTTGCTTTTAGAAAGTCGCAGACATATGGATActtgcttgaagaagaagaaaa GGCAATGCAGTGTTTGCCAGAGCTTCCAGACTTTCAGTTGTCATTGAGACCCGACGACTTTGAACTGCCTGAAATAGAGGATGTCTCTTCCTCATGA
- a CDS encoding Endosomal targeting BRO1-like domain-containing protein, producing MGCAQSTIAVVGRKNKKRIIQESVVFVLQFRVPVQSDLQRQLKGVSPKTTINRLTCLRNQIELVAEDTGGSAISELRTALEEYLSLLSGLIKKSKDGMEGCVELKWRTLGDGRRAEICCTNLWMEMLIVIHMMAALALTEANSLMIPKDCYASGSGNGVRVVSTDCRRDAVDLLLKASGYLEFCVREILTQLPHDIKSKLPDDMQESVLQTLSIQALGQGTEIQLGLAVDSQKATLSVKRRIACEQVIYFTQAYHCLSSCEAVSHGCAKKLLRFIYWKFLEAKAAAYYYHGLVTDKGSEPACHLSAVCCFLAAAEILGESKKACLSFCLAPPVTRFVLLYDILHVNYE from the exons atGGGGTGTGCTCAATCTACTATTGCTGTTGTGGgaaggaagaacaagaagaggatCATTCAAGAATCTGTAGTGTTTGTTCTACAGTTCCGTGTTCCTGTTCAGTCTGATCTTCAGCGCCAACTCAAAGGTGTTTCTCCCAAGACAACCATCAATCGGTTGACATGTTTAAGAAATCAGATTGAGTTGGTAGCTGAGGACACAG GGGGTTCAGCCATCTCTGAGTTGCGTACAGCTTTGGAGGAGTACTTGTCACTTCTATCCGGTCTTATCAAGAAAA GTAAAGATGGAATGGAGGGCTGCGTAGAGCTCAAATGGAGGACCCTTGGCGATGGTCGACGA GCAGAGATATGTTGCACAAACCTTTGGATGGAGATGTTGATAGTGATCCACATGATGGCTGCTTTGGCATTGACTGAAGCTAACTCTCTCATGATTCCAAAGGATTGCTATGCTTCTGGTTCTGGCAATGGCGTCCGTGTGGTCTCCACTG ATTGCAGGAGAGATGCGGTTGACTTGCTGCTCAAGGCATCTGGATACTTGGAGTTCTGCGTCCGAGAGATTCTGACTCAACTTCCTCATGATATAAA GAGTAAGTTGCCAGATGATATGCAGGAAAGTGTATTACAAACTCTCTCTATACAAGCACTAGGCCAG GGAACTGAGATTCAACTTGGATTAGCAGTTGATAGTCAGAAAGCAACATTGTCTGTGAAGAGGAGAATTGCATGTGAGCAAGTCATCTACTTCACTCAG GCATATCACTGCTTGTCTAGTTGTGAAGCAGTTAGCCATGGATGCGCCAAGAAACTTCTCCGGTTTATCTACTGGAAGTTTCTGGAAGCAAAG GCTGCAGCATACTACTACCATGGACTGGTAACAGACAAGGGAAGTGAGCCGGCTTGTCACTTGAGCGCTGTGTGTTGTTTCCTTGCAGCTGCAGAGATCCTAGGAGAAAGCAAAAAAGCCTGTCTTAGCTTCTGCTTAGCTCCTCCTGTCACAAGGTTTGTGTTGTTGTATGATATCCTACATGTGAATTATGAATGA
- the NAC084 gene encoding NAC domain containing protein 84 (NAC domain containing protein 84 (NAC084); FUNCTIONS IN: sequence-specific DNA binding transcription factor activity; INVOLVED IN: multicellular organismal development, regulation of transcription; LOCATED IN: cellular_component unknown; EXPRESSED IN: 7 plant structures; EXPRESSED DURING: 4 anthesis, C globular stage, petal differentiation and expansion stage; CONTAINS InterPro DOMAIN/s: No apical meristem (NAM) protein (InterPro:IPR003441); BEST Arabidopsis thaliana protein match is: NAC domain containing protein 83 (TAIR:AT5G13180.1); Has 30201 Blast hits to 17322 proteins in 780 species: Archae - 12; Bacteria - 1396; Metazoa - 17338; Fungi - 3422; Plants - 5037; Viruses - 0; Other Eukaryotes - 2996 (source: NCBI BLink).), producing MEVEKRIVVNGGMKLPIGYRFHPTEQELILHYLLPKAFASPLPSSIIPVFDLFFSHPLSFPGDQKEKQRYFFCKKREVSSNEHRIKISSGDGYWKPIGKERPIIACGKTFGIRRTLAFYETNKSSSYCNKTRWSMTEYCLAGFASAKVSGEWAVYNVYERKGSKGRKQRKSREGDDEELRCIDHFTVGSNHETGPPPPSPPTSADE from the exons atGGAGGTGGAGAAGAGGATTGTAGTGAATGGAGGAATGAAATTGCCAATAGGATACAGATTTCACCCAACCGAGCAAGAGCTTATCCTTCATTACTTGCTCCCAAAGGCCTTTGCTTCTCCTTTGCCTTCCTCCATCATCCCTGTCTTTgacctcttcttctctcatccTCTTAGTTTCCCag GGGACCAAAAGGAGAAGCAGAGGTACTTCTTTTGCAAGAAGAGAGAAGTGTCAAGTAATGAGCATAGAATCAAGATTTCCTCTGGTGATGGTTATTGGAAACCTATTGGTAAAGAGAGACCAATCATTGCCTGTGGTAAAACATTTGGGATTAGAAGAACACTTGCTTTCTATGAAACAAAcaagtcttcttcttattgCAACAAAACTAGATGGAGCATGACAGAGTATTGTCTTGCGGGATTTGCGTCGGCTAAG GTGTCTGGAGAATGGGCAGTGTACAATGTTTATGAGAGGAAAGGctcaaaaggaagaaaacagaggaaatcaAGAGagggagatgatgaagaattgAGATGCATCGACCATTTTACGGTTGGGTCAAATCATGAAACCGGTCCACCACCGCCTTCTCCTCCTACCTCAGCTGAtgagtaa
- a CDS encoding translocon-associated protein beta (TRAPB) family protein: MAVAVAKLLISAMAVFMLVSASFATSEVPFMVVHKKATLNRLKSGAERVSVSYDIYNQGSSSAYDVTLTDNSWDKKTFEVVNGNTSKSWERLDAGGILSHSIELEAKVKGVFYGAPAVVTFRIPTKPALQEAYSTPLLPLDILADKPPTKPLDVVNLTF, from the exons ATGGCCGTCGCTGTAGCTAAGCTTCTGATCTCCGCCATGGCGGTTTTCATGCTTGTTTCTGCTTCGTTCGCGACCTCGGAAGTGCCGTTCATGGTGGTTCACAAGAAAGCCACTCTCAACAGGCTCAAATCTGGCGCCGAACGCGTCTCCGTTTCCTACGACATCTATAACCAAGGATCCTC GTCGGCGTATGATGTGACTCTGACAGATAATAGCTGGGATAAAAAGACTTTTGAAGTTGTTAATGGAAACACTTCAAAATCATGGGAAAGACTTGATGC AGGAGGTATTCTGTCTCATTCTATCGAATTGGAGGCCAAGGTTAAAGGAGTCTTCTACGGTGCTCCTGCTGTCGTTACTTTCCGCATCCCCACTAAGCCAGCTCTTCAG GAAGCATACTCAACTCCACTACTACCTCTAGATATCCTCGCAGACAAACCTCCAACGAAACCTTTGGACGTGGTAAATTTGACCTTCTAA